Genomic segment of Hydra vulgaris chromosome 11, alternate assembly HydraT2T_AEP:
GTTTTAATTCATTCAGATAAACCTTACTAAAACGCTTTCgataatcataaattaaaattcttaagtAGATCGCACGTTTCTTGATATCACCCAACTCAAAACATAAATTCGTTTCCACATTATTTCTAAATCTATTTCATCCATACATCAAGTGAAAAGGAATAAGCGCTTCTTCATTATCATCTTCACTCATGTAGACAAGTGGTCTACTATTAATTACAGATTCGATATCGCATAAAACTGTTTGCAGTTCTTCATAAGTAACGAGGGATTTTACCATAACCTTTAATAGTGGTATCTTAACTGATTGTACCAATCTTTCATAAAATCCTCCCCACCAAGGGGAAGCAGGTAGAATGAATTTTTGGTTaatcttattatttaaacaaaatttctcTACTTCAATcggtttaaatgttttaaaattgtcaCTAGTAATGTTATCAGGTATACCCCTAACCGATAATCAGGATAATCAGGAGTTGGGGGAGGTAGCATTGTTTTTCCACTAATCTTCTTGCAAATAACACACTTGCGCAGAACGttcatgacatttttttttcctttaaaaatccTTGCTCTAACTTGACTAAAAGTCAATTCAATGCCATGATGCATGACACGTTCATGGGGGTCACGAAAAATTAACACCGTAAAATAGCTATGTTGACCATTACGTAAAATTAttggatattttttattatatctcaGTATCGAATTTCCAAATCGTTTTTTTAATTGCAGTACGTTTTGTTCGTCAGTGAACAACTTCAGGGATGAACTTAGCTTCCCGTAGTTATCttgatttcttaaataaaactgTTCTATTAATAACCATAAACTAAATGCCTCATCATGTTCATTAAGtcttaacatgttttttttaattaatccaTTGTTcttcttaattgtttttatcaaattactTGCAAATCTATTCACATACCCAGTTACCATTATAAGTCTGTTCAATGtactatactttttaatatctATCAGAACACCAATATTACCACTACTCACATATTTAGACTACTCTCATTTATCATATCGACACCTTTTGACTCAATCAGAACTTCATTCACATTCAAACTATTCTCACTATCAAAAAATCCTACTTCAACCTCCTccttacataaaaatttaggtCCAGATAACCAACTGTCGTTCAATTgcttaaaacaaaacatacgAGTTGGAATATCTGCTAGATTCTCCAATCCTGCTACATGCCTCCATTTCTTTCTCTCAACCTCTTTCCTAATCATGACAACACAATTTTCCACCCAAGGTTTCCAAGTTTTCTCCTTCTCTTTAATCCAATGTAAAGCCACTTCAGAATCTGTCCAACAACTAACATTACTAATAACTACTCGATTTTCTATTACTCGTTTCACTTCTCCAACTAATTTTCTCAACAGCAAACAACCCAATAGTTCTAACCTAGGAACAGACAACTCTTTCAATGGCGCTACCTTTATTTTGACTGCCAAAAAAAATACCCTCACAGCAACACTCGTCTTAACTCTAAGATAAACAACTGCACAATATCTCTCTCTTGAGCTATCATAAAATCTATGTAACTCTGCCACAATTATTCTCTTCTCTTCTCTAACAAACGCAAATCTCTTTACTCTTAAAACACTCAGCTCctcaacattttttaacaattttttccacTTAAACTCAATCTCAAAATCGCCagactaaaaacaaaattgtttttagtctGGCTGTTATAGGCGACACAATGCCTAATGGATCGTAAATTGATGCcgaaatttttaagatatttctttttgttgttttaagttCACgtgacatttttatatactcAATAAATAGGAAAATAAATCCATCATTTTTCAAATCCCATTCAATTCCTAAAACTCTTTTATTCTCATGGTCACTTTTACCCAATTCTGTTTCTAAGAAAGTACTGTCATTAAGATtgcttattgaatttttatttccttattttttattattttctcatTAAAACCGAAATAGTTTTGTAACTCTCGACTTTTTGTTTCCGATTTCTTTAAATTGAAACCACCTTCAGACATAAttgtttttgactttttataaaactcttTACCCTTAGTTACACTTTCAGTTCCAGATGTGACATTATCAACATATAAATCTTCAACGAATCTTTTTACAAACTTaccattacattttttatattttttgagatgATGTCTTATTGTTCCATGTAATAAAAAGGAGCTACTAGTCAGAACAAATACTACTCTCAAAAACCTACAAACAATCAATTCTGAGTCCTGTTctgtttcaacattttcataGCAGAGGAATCTTAAATAATCTTTATGCTCACtagaaatttttacatttaagtaAGCTTGTTTAATATCTGCTAATATGGCAATATAATTTAATCGGAATCGCAGTAGCACATCAAATATTTTGGATAATAGATTTGGCCCTGAATAAAGACAATCATTCAAGGATAATCCATTGTTAGAACAGGAAGCATCAAATACTGCTCTTATCTTAGTGGTTTTCATATCTTTTCTTACAACTGGCCGGTGTGCTAGGTGGTGTGTTTTTCCTGATTCCTTAGCAATTTCATTGTCAGGaactcttttaataattttatttatttcgtatTCTTTAAAAATGGAGTCATAATTACTTAACAAATTCTTATCACCCAATTGCCTCTTTAACCTATTCAGTTTAATCTCACAAATTTTATAGTTATCAAGTAAGCAATCATGATATCGCTTAAAAGGAAGCTTAGTTACATATCTTTCACCGTTATGCATAATATCATTTTCAAATTGTACCATACACTCATCAGTAGATTCCATTTTCTCCACATTCCAAAACTTTTGTAAATCACTTCTTAGTTCATCTCTTTCACTGCGCACATCTTCCACACTCCctattaaattagcatcaacGCGTAAATTCAGGATTATTTTCTCATTACCATTTATTACAGAAGGCTTTGGGCCACTTAATACCCATCCTAGAAAAGAGGAAGAAGCTACAGAATAGCCTTCAATCCCTCTAATAACTTTACCTGTCATAATTTATGGTACAAATTACACCTTACCAATAAGTCAATAGGAAAATCTTTAGAACCATCATCGTAATCAGCAAGAATTAGTTTTGAAATATGTGGGTAATTTTTACACGCTTGAGATATCTCTTGCCTCTGCAAAGGGCTAAAAATACACACACAGTGCCTCgaaatataaatacaagttAGCATTTCTATATTTTACCATAAGTTGAACAACATCAAGCTTTTTAACCCTGGAACTGTTAAATTGAccgaatgtttttattattatagcttCTTGCATTATTgtctttaatttcaaaattttgagaTATATCCTAATTTCAAACAGATGAAACATCTCTTttgctgttttaaaatttcaattgttgAACCTAAATTCGTTACCTTTAAACAGTGAGAAGGCTCATGGTTTTCTAAACAATATACacattgcaaaattttttgttttggtgctcttttattttgtgtatgAAAACCTGATGttgtaaagttatttttgtttctataaCTATGAGAATAGTTTTGcatatttgtttaaagaaatttttatgttcatttttttCATGACTTGATTTTAAAAGGTATTTGGAACAACACTCCTTAGCTTGTAATTCttcattgtaatattttaaaagtctaTTTAAAGTCCATAACTTTCCGGCAAATTTTCTAGaaattagaattaaaagttCATCTGGCAGTCTCTCCTTAAGGATAGGAATTTACAAACAGCCGTTAGttgttgtttctatttttaGGGATCTAAGATTACGTACACAGCTCTCTATatcattataaagttttcttaGTTCTTCTAGATCATTGaaatctttaattttctttgtttttaataaagaatccATATGTGCTGAAATTAAAACTTGTGTATTCCCGTATCTGTTTATCAAGATTTCAATGGCCTCATTGTAGTTTTCTAAACTAAGTGAAAGTCCTGAGATAGTAGCTAATGCTTGGCcggacaaatatttttttagatttataaattaaattggtTCCAAAAACTCTGTAAATCCACGGGATTCCAATTAAAAACAGGCAATTCTAACTTAGGTAAAATACATTTAGCttgatttaaacttttaacagaATCTTTATTCGATTCATTTATTTTCATACTTGTTAATTTTAGTGTCACTCCAGCCATCAACACATAATAAAACTCAACTACTCTTGGACTCCCACAAACGTTATTTTCAATTGCCTCTTGATCTAAATTACTTAATATTTCCACATCAATATTGTTTAATCTCTCGTATCTCtcgcttaaattattttttaaacctacTAATTTGGCATAGTTAAATTCCTCACTCTCTAATTCCTCTCTTATTTCGctcaataaattttcaaaacttactCGTAACGCTCTCCTTCTCATTACTTACCTTCCTGACGCGgctgccatttttaaataaatatgtacaacttagaaaaaaaatcgaCACCTTCAACATTTAAATTCTAATTCTATCAAAGCTTCCCGAACAAAATCACAAATGAAAAACTCAACTTCAACGTTCAATAACTCAAACTTTTCTTAACTCTTCCTTCTTTCTTTAATCTTTTGATTCGGTATCTCTTCATAATCCCTCATCGGGCACCATGTAAAATCTCGAGGATTAAAAACTGTTTCTTTGGAGAGACTATGTATTAAAAACCAGTACAAAATACAAGAGTGTCTATGCTGATCCACcaacagaatatataataaaaaagaggtCTATGGAGAGTATGCACCAATAAATTATccattaacaataataacaataattaggTTAAAAATGCCACATTTAACCACACCCacttacaataattaaataataaatatcacTTTCAACATGCTcctttacaattattaatttattactgtCACTTTTAACACCATTCTAACCTCATATATAGCCTCATTGTGGAGATAACAATTATGAAGCGCCTAAtattcatacaaaaaaaaacacaatccgATTAATTGAATTTCTACCTAAAAATTGTCATGTACTTGAATCTTTTAATGCACAGCAAGTTAACAAACTCCATGatatagttaaaatttaatcttgtttacTTACGCACAGTTGTCTTTACAAAATCCTGTCACCTTTTAATGAATGGTTTACACTAGCAGAGTAAACAGCAGTCATTCTACATTCTAATTTTTGTAGAGATGCATTAAGTGTCCGAATCTATAATTTACTATTCTAAAGTAAACACTCTTTTACAGACTCTTAAACAATGGAATGAAATCAActtcataataaattaaacataccttttgtaatattaaaaagcatATTCTTAAAGCTAAAttcaaatattactttttacaCCAAGAATAGAAacaacaactttattaatttgtaaagattttaagataacataaataaatgccAATAAATGCTGTTTAATAgtaactactttttttacttttcttggtttttttttgttcttttttctattttcttattttatggCTCTTGATCGCTTATCATAGTTTAGTTAGGCTATAAGAGAGTTAACCATCCAAAATATAGGTTATATGTATTTTCATACTCTTGAACAAGTCATGTAATACGTCTATATATCTGGTAAATAAACTGCTGTTGTTGTACTTGTTGTGtactaaattgttttaataactcTAGGccacttaaagttttttattacgTTTAGGCTAAGCGCAACAAACACTATTCGTTTTATGTTTTACCCATGAAAAAAGCTTTAAGAAAGTCACGATTGGACAAAatcagcaaataaaaatttaaactttagatGTCAGAGTAA
This window contains:
- the LOC136086940 gene encoding uncharacterized protein LOC136086940; this translates as MTGKVIRGIEGYSVASSSFLGWVLSGPKPSVINGNEKIILNLRVDANLIGSVEDVRSERDELRSDLQKFWNVEKMESTDECMVQFENDIMHNGERYVTKLPFKRYHDCLLDNYKICEIKLNRLKRQLGDKNLLSNYDSIFKEYEINKIIKRVPDNEIAKESGKTHHLAHRPVVRKDMKTTKIRAVFDASCSNNGLSLNDCLYSGPNLLSKIFDVLLRFRLNYIAILADIKQAYLNVKISSEHKDYLRFLCYENVETEQDSELIVCRFLRVVFVLTSSSFLLHGTIRHHLKKYKKCNGKFVKRFVEDLYVDNVTSGTESVTKGKEFYKKSKTIMSEGGFNLKKSETKSRELQNYFGFNEKIIKNKEIKIQ